In one window of Phalacrocorax aristotelis chromosome W, bGulAri2.1, whole genome shotgun sequence DNA:
- the CWH18orf54 gene encoding lung adenoma susceptibility protein 2 codes for MTSSIKESSICSPDSTISSLLRSYGTDSNNPCSDGLIRYKDKLYSSASEALEAYIEDFDLSLTSSEISTGKICICQSTPKQVKFSKHRAKKTHASDEFNQHTELGSLASPCRRQTECDPDLISLATDDLLAFPADGSLPFVQRSPFKSRHQSSEWNRWSLKTSLCPYQTSSLDTETCFRLQENGKAVAHQNPHKDFGRKKRRVYTSDRYASVSSKGSLRPLSFEEDFNIFPVKNYPRWLTSQKSDLSVSGISSIPNFHYPAWLKTYNLFSDSTEENDGQKFNIRGKASSSQTFESPKKGHPVDKGSCNLSEQNSCLDLRGGNKIGESYSYDSPDAGFLSDNSFSRHTRKPFREDQLELLTLKADRGLESSTEDLSNTLENDGSPSTTDILGAERSWEKAPGAFKPPVPVCFEDMENALPFPKADIIHKFLEDCLNDKNKEHSSGGHHHRPLETLKLMLFKLQAIQGSLSQNETAEQKEEFEELSEKAEAELKLCDSEIIPLTNSIQKALHHLSRVKSLVEDNQPSNQQEQTDDHEGDKQEEKNNL; via the exons ATGACAAGCTCaataaaagaaagcagtatCTGCTCTCCTGATTCAACAATATCTTCTCTCTTAAGAAGCTACGGCACTGACAGCAATAATCCATGCTCAGATGGTTTGATTCGCTACAAGGACAAGCTTTACAGCTCTGCATCTGAGGCTCTGGAGGCTTACATTGAAGATTTTGATCTAAGTCTCACATCTTCAGAAATAAGCACTGGAAAAATCTGCATATGTCAAAGCACTCCCAAACAAGTCAAGTTTTCAAAGCACCgtgccaaaaaaacccatg catcAGATGAGTTTAATCAGCACACAGAATTGGGTTCTCTTGCTTCGCCCTGTAGAAGGCAGACGGAGTGTGACCCAGACTTGATTAGTCTTGCAACAGATGATCTGTTGGCATTTCCAGCGGATGGATCGCTGCCTTTTGTCCAGCGTAGTCCTTTTAAATCAAGGCATCAGAGCAGTGAGTGGAACAGGTGGTCACTTAAAACATCTCTCTGCCCTTATCAAACATCATCACTCGATACTGAAACCTGTTTCAGGCTCCAGGAGAATGGGAAAGCTGTTGCTCACCAGAATCCACACAAAGACTTCGGCAGAAAGAAGCGCCGTGTGTATACATCTGATAGGTATGCTTCCGTCTCCTCTAAAGGAAGTTTGAGACCCTTGTCTTTTGAAGAGgactttaatatttttcctgttaagaACTATCCGAGGTGGCTTACCAGTCAGAAGTCTGACTTAAGCGTATCAGGGATAAGTAGTATTCCCAATTTTCACTACCCAGCCTGGCTTAAGACTTACAACCTTTTCTCTGATTCAACTGAAGAAAATGATGGTCAAAAGTTTAATATACGAGGCAAAGCTTCCTCTTCACAAACTTTTGAGAGCCCAAAAAAAGGACACCCTGTAGATAAAGGCAGTTGTAACTTGTCTGAACAAAACAGTTGCCTGGATCTGAGAGGTGGTAACAAAATAGGAGAAAGTTACAGCTATGACAGTCCAGATGCAGGCTTCCTGTCTGATAACTCGTTCTCAAGACACACCAGAAAGCCATTCAGAG aagaCCAGCTTGAGCTACTTACCTTAAAGGCTGACAGAGGTCTCGAGAGTTCAACTGAAGACTTGTCAAATACTCTGGAAAATGATGGCAGTCCTTCTACAACAGACATACTAGGAGCAGAAAGATCATGGGAAAAAGCTCCAGGGGCTTT CAAACCACCGGTGCCCGTGTGCTTTGAGGACATGGAGAATGCTCTACCGTTCCCCAAGGCAGATATCATACATAAGTTCTTGGAAGACTgtttaaatgacaaaaataag GAACATTCTTCTGGAGGTCATCATCACAGGCCCCTTGAAACTTTGAAGCTAATGTTGTTTAAACTTCAAGCAATTCAGGGAAGTTTAAGCCAGAATGAAACTGCTGAGCAAAAAGAAGAGTTTGAAGAA ctttctgaaaaagcagaggcTGAATTAAAACTGTGTGACAGTGAGATAATCCCTCTTACTAATTCAATTCAGAA GGCTTTACACCATTTGTCTCGTGTTAAAAGTCTCGTTGAAGATAACCAACCGAGTAACCAACAAGAGCAGACCGATGATCATGAAGGAgataaacaagaagaaaagaataatctgTGA
- the STARD6 gene encoding stAR-related lipid transfer protein 6 isoform X2 → MDYKKITDEVSEKILSYSQDTSGWRVIKVSKNVTVSSKPSKEYAGNIYRGEGIIKEVPSKIIPFMYLPEYRNKWDKALQSYKLLERIDQDTGIYHSVTHSYAVSVEYSSCPPTPSCVRGYNNPCGYVCSPLPENPEHSKLVVFIQPELGGMLPCSVVETALPTTLVNLITETRAGLKGLKDRN, encoded by the exons ATGGACTATAAGAAAATTACGGAtgaagtttcagaaaaaatttTATCATACAGTCAAGACACTTCAGGATGGAGAGTGATAAAAGTTTCA AAAAATGTTACCGTTTCTTCAAAGCCTTCAAAAGAATATGCAGGAAATAT ATACCGCGGAGAAGGGATAATTAAGGAAGTCCCTAgtaaaattattccttttatgTATCTTCCTGAATATCGAAACAAATGGGACAAAGCACTACAATCTTACAAGCTGTTAGAAAGGATTGACCAG GACACCGGTATATACCACAGTGTAACCCACAGTTACG CTGTCAGCGTGGAATACTCCAGCTGCCCGCCGACTCCCTCTTGTGTCCGAGGCTATAACAATCCCTGCGGATACGTCTGCTCTCCTTTGCCCGA GAATCCAGAGCATTCTAAGCTAGTTGTATTTATTCAGCCAGAACTAGGAGGAATGCTCCCCTGTTCCGTGGTGGAGACAGCATTACCTACTACTCTCGTAAACTTAATCACCGAAACGAGAGCTGGACTGAAAGGCTTGAAAGACCGTAATTGA
- the STARD6 gene encoding stAR-related lipid transfer protein 6 isoform X1, translated as MDYKKITDEVSEKILSYSQDTSGWRVIKVSKNVTVSSKPSKEYAGNIYRGEGIIKEVPSKIIPFMYLPEYRNKWDKALQSYKLLERIDQDTGIYHSVTHSYGMGLISSRDFVDLLHVKSYPGDMLTTNSVSVEYSSCPPTPSCVRGYNNPCGYVCSPLPENPEHSKLVVFIQPELGGMLPCSVVETALPTTLVNLITETRAGLKGLKDRN; from the exons ATGGACTATAAGAAAATTACGGAtgaagtttcagaaaaaatttTATCATACAGTCAAGACACTTCAGGATGGAGAGTGATAAAAGTTTCA AAAAATGTTACCGTTTCTTCAAAGCCTTCAAAAGAATATGCAGGAAATAT ATACCGCGGAGAAGGGATAATTAAGGAAGTCCCTAgtaaaattattccttttatgTATCTTCCTGAATATCGAAACAAATGGGACAAAGCACTACAATCTTACAAGCTGTTAGAAAGGATTGACCAG GACACCGGTATATACCACAGTGTAACCCACAGTTACGGTATGGGACTGATTTCCTCGAGAGATTTTGTTGACCTGCTGCATGTTAAATCATACCCCGGCGATATGCTCACAACTAACT CTGTCAGCGTGGAATACTCCAGCTGCCCGCCGACTCCCTCTTGTGTCCGAGGCTATAACAATCCCTGCGGATACGTCTGCTCTCCTTTGCCCGA GAATCCAGAGCATTCTAAGCTAGTTGTATTTATTCAGCCAGAACTAGGAGGAATGCTCCCCTGTTCCGTGGTGGAGACAGCATTACCTACTACTCTCGTAAACTTAATCACCGAAACGAGAGCTGGACTGAAAGGCTTGAAAGACCGTAATTGA